AAAGGCGACTGAGCACATGATCGGCTGCGTACTCTGTAGTCCTGGATGTTTCTCCCTCTTCAGGGGAAAAGCTCTGATGGACGACAACGTTATGAAGAAATATACCTTGAGATCTGACGAAGCTCGGCATTACGTACAATACGATCAAGGTTGGTTTAAAATGAACTATAAATTCGTATATAATCCATAAAATTAAGTCTTTAATTTCCTATTCAATTTAGTAATTTAAGATGCATAACTTATcgtaaaagataattaaaagaGTTATGATCAAATGAATTATTCAAATACTattatacaacttttattttttaggtgAGGACCGTTGGCTTTGTACGCTTTTGCTACAAAGAGGTTATCGAGTAGAATATTCAGCTGCCTCCGATGCGTATACACACTGTCCTGAAGGTTTCAACGAGTTTTATAACCAACGTCGACGATGGGTACCCTCTACTATTGCTAATATTATGGACTTGCTTGTGGATTACAAACATACGATTAAAATCAACGACAACATTTCAACTCCATATATTGCCTACCAGGtatattttcaaacttttttattaatgatgtgAATTTCGGTagcaacaattttattaaattttaataattttacagatGATGTTGATGGGTGGTACAATTCTTGGCCCTGGTACTATATTTCTTATGTTGGTGGGTGCTTTCGTGGCCGCTTTCAGAATTGACAATTGGACATCTTTCGAATATAATCTGTATCCTATCGCTAtctttatgtttgtttgtttcacGATGAAATCAGAATATcaggtaataaaaaatatatatatttctagttGATTGCAGCTATAAAATCTATATGTTATCGTTAACATTTTACTTTTCAGTTACTGGTCGCACAAATATTATCAACTGCATATGCAATGATAATGATGGCTGTAATCGTCGGTACGGCACTCCAATTAGGAGAGGACGGTATCGGGTCGCCTTCAGCCATTTTCTTGATATCACTTTCAAGTTCGTTTTTCATAGCAGCTTGTTTGCATCCGCAAGAGTTTTGGTGTATAGTGCCCGGAATAATCTATCTACTATCTATTCCTTCTATGTACttgcttttgattttgtattcagTTATAAATCTGAATGTTGTATCATGGGGTACGAGAGAAGTTCAGACGAAAAAGACTAAAAAGGTAAAACCATGTGAAAtaatgtatctattaaaaataacttttattgaatTCGATAACATAAACatgattgtttttaaaatataggaaATTGAACAAGAAAAGAAAGATGCAGAGGACGCGAAGAAAAAAGCCAAACAAAAGTCGCTATTGGGATTCCTTCCAGGGGCAAACGGTGATGAAGAAGAGGGATCTATCGAGTTTTCTTTTGCTGGATTGTTCAAGTGTTTGCTTTGTACACATCCTAAAGGAAATGAAGAAAAGGTGCAACTCATGCATATTTCGTCTACTCTTGAAAAATTAGAGAAAAAATTAGAGAACGTAGAAAGGTCAGTATCAGGCTTAAACGTAAATTAGTACATGGtgggtttattttaaaataatgaaaattttatttttaaaataatgtatcgtATCTTTTAATAGGATTGTAGACCCTCATGGCCAATTAAGAGGACGTAAGTTGTCTATCGGAATGAGAGGTAGCACCAATGGAGACCCACTGGTCACTGTGGCCGAAGGCGAAGAAGAACACGACTCTGATTCTGAAACTGATACAATGTCTACAGTACCAAGAGTAAGCAAACTTCattataatgtaatgttaaGTGTTAGTTGTGACgtaaatatactaattaaaacttattgtaGGAAAAAAGGGATGATTTGATCAATCCGTACTGGATAGAGGACCCAGAATTAAAGAAAGGAGAAGTTGACTTTTTGAGCCAGTCGGAGTTATCGTTTTGGAAAGAGCTTATTGACAAATATCTTTATCCCATTGACGCAAATAAGGAAGAGCAGGTAAAATAAACCCTATAAAAAGAATAGgtagttaatattaaaagctTCTACAAATAACgaaatatgacatttttatcGTGTTATCTATATTGctttagtaaaaagtaaataataataaattaatatgatttatgaTAAGATGATTTTTTACAGTTGATCACAATGACAAAAATATCTTCAAGAAACGTATTTAAACACAAAACTATAATTCTTATATGTTACTAATTTACCCCGAATTTTAGGCACGTATTTCCAGGGACCTTAAAGAATTGAGAGACTCGTCTGTATTCTCGTTCATAATGATAAATGCCCTTTTTGTACTCATTGTTTTCTTGCTGCAACTCAACAAGGACAACCTTCATATTAAGTGGCCACTCGGAgttaaaactaatataacatACGATGAGGTTTCGCAAGAGGTAACGTGTGAATAAACGTGTCCAGAGATCTGCCTTCAATGATGACTTGGAACGACAACACGAGCCCTTTtgcgaaaaaattaaaattccacCCAATGTCAAATTTCGGTCACCATTGAAAGCTGATAGAATTAATGCTTTGTTCTGTGTAATTTTACAGGCTCGAATTGCACGTGATTTAATAGAGCTTCGCAATAAATCAGTGTTTGCGTTTGTCATGTTCaatgctttatttatattgatagtatttttattacaactcaACAAAGATCAACTCCACGTGATTTGGCCTTTGGGAGTAAAGACCAACATTACGTACATCGAGGAAACAGGCGAGGTATAGCCAAATATTACAAGCTATGTGTGTCACTTCACAAGTCTAACGGTCTCCTTCTAACCGATCTGTCTTGGGATGGCACACCAGCATGGAGATTCTAAGTCTACCACACCGAAGACTAAACAACTTGGTTGTAGTATGAAGGTTTTACATAATCCCAAATACGAATCCAAGGCCCTAAACTTCCTGttttactgaaaaaaatataattcatgtataacatagaaacatttttttcttaaaatcaatGTACAGAAATTGTACGAGTGGACttaatgctagcagcattttctccaaatgaaattgaatcaggcatgcaataataatttgataggTTAAAAAATCATTgagtattgttttttaaagtacTGTTTCTATGTCCTGAAGTCTCCAAAAACCCCTAATAATATTTGCACCACCCTAAGAATTATGATCTATCTTTCTTTTAAGGTGAAGGTATTCTTCTATTAAATTTCTTGTGTCAGTTAACAGTCACTGGTGtcctttgtaaataaattcaatcacTGATAATATGGTGAtttgttttaacattaaaattatgaacTTCTCTAAACCTTTCGAAATAACGTTTTTATGATACTTTTTTAATCCAAAATTTCATTTGAGCACTTCGCATTCATATTGCACCGAACATGTTcatgttaattttatacaaaaaagtgGCGCGGAgcacattttaaatgtttttacaacTTAAAtacacattgtttttatttcttattatacaaaaaatgatTTTGCTCATTTCATAATTTTTGGAATTGTATACaacgatatatatgtatatgcaaacATAAAACAGACGCATtcagaatttaatttagaaagtaATAAAGCGTGATTATGGTATATTTGAAcatagcattttattttttgcttcCGCTTTGCCGCAATTTACACatggaaataaaacaaaatgttaaaatattattgaattttcagGTACTCATATCAAAAGAATACTTGCAATTGGAGCCAATTGGTCTAGTTTTTGTATTCTTCTTCGCTTTGATCTTGGTTATACAGTTCTCCGCTATGTTGTTCCATAGATTTGGAACTATTTCACACATATTAGCGTCCACTGAATTGAACTGGTTCTGTACGAAGAAGGTAagactaataattttatgtcaATTTCTGTCTTTACTTATTCAATATAATGTTGAGAATTTAAATGTAGTAATATAATACCATCGTTTAaatcatatttgttttatagtcaGAAGATTTATCTCAAGACGCGTTACTGGATAAAAACGCTATAGCAATCGTGAAAGATTTGCAAAAACTTAATGGATTGGATGATGAGTATGATAATGATTCCGGCTCAGGACCCCAAAACGTTGGGAGACGGAAAACTATTCATAACTTAGAGAAGGCGAGACAAAAGAAGAGGAACATAGGAACACTTGATGTCGCTTTCAAGAAACGGTTCTTTAATATGAACGCAAACGATGGTCCaggtataaaatgttaatttcaaattcaaacatTATCTCAGTCATATtttcatgtaataattataactttaattaggTACTCCAGTATTAAACCGTAAGATGACGTTACGTAGAGAAACACTTAAGGCTTTGGAAACGAGGAGAAACTCAGTAATGGCCGAGCGGCGTAAGTCACAAATGCAAACACTTGGCGCTAACAATGAATATGGAGTTACTGGAATGGTAATGgttattttttgtgtattttataactAGAAAAAGGGCAGACTGGAAAATATATGACCGtaactgatggaaagtggtcatctctatacatataaattaccaTCATGACAATAAATTATGCTTGAATCGCCAATGCACTGTCATAATTGGtctcatcattttacaattttcagACATCAATTTATCAACaagctaaatattttttttatttactattcgtttaaattttaattgctttGGTATAATTTTAGCTAAATAACAATCATGGCGTTGCCCCTCGTCACCGCACTTCAACAGCCAATATATCAGTGAAAGACGTTTTCGCTGAACCAAACGGAGGAATGGTGAATAGAGGATACGAGACCTCATTAGGTGATGAAGACGACAGCAACTCTATCAGACTACAGCCGAGACAAAATCACCAAGTTTCCTTCCAGGGAAGATTTTAGTAAACAAGTGCAAACTTTAGCACAACACCTGAGAGTTGCCAACATTACgaattaaaatatctagttatAAAAATTGTAGATACTCATTTATTAGAatagtaattattgtaatttaaatcaatttgcgAATCGAATATCGTCCTTCTTGTGATATTACATAATTGTATCAAGTGACATCGACGGACTGATGTGAAAACATTGTGTTCTAATGcttttcgaatattttatattttttttaaacaatatggAATTTTACACTGCCACTttacttttgtatttcttttataagaCATAtccatatacatttacatatggtTAACTTGGTTGGTTTTATTTACCCTTTGCTATGAATTTTCTGATGATTTTTAGTTTAACGAATTTTTCAaatggagatttttttttgtataatcaaAGGAagatattatacttaattagccagttttatttttaaatatgcataAATCTAAATTTAGTTTTCTAAGAATGACACAAATTCAGTGAGCTTGAACAATTGGTCTTCACTCGAGGTGTGTAGAGGGGCTGGTTGAGAGGGTGGAGTTGGTATAATAGTGACCCCATCAGCGTGGATATCCCATTTGCGGTCTCGGCATATTTGCAAAACTGCATCTCGGCTCAGTCCTGTCATTAGCACCACAGTGTCTACAGATATTGAGCTATATGAACGTCCAATCAAATTGAATGCTCTTTCACGAACTttctctgaaaaaaaaaaaacttttaattacaaaatatgtttgtataaaaatatttattaagattttagacagaaattaatataaaaagtacttatcaatgttttttgatATGTAGATTAAAGTTGTATTGCCTAgtcataaattaatacattttcaattgaatattaCCAGTAATATCCTACTggatatgtatattacatatcataattttattaatttcaatatttttataattaaaaagtaatgctCTATCTGGcttcttattataaattgattaatgTACCATTGCATTAGGTATACCTCAATGTTCTCACCTTGGATCACTCTTATTTAACACTCGTAATAATGACTCTGATGGTATCATTATgatttggaaaatatattaaactgttAGTTAATTTTCATACTGTATGATACTGCCGAGactaaatatatctattatgatttcaatataaatcATCATGCTTATGTTTCAGTTTAATTGCAATATAAGACTTACATTCTATTAATACAGTAGGAATATACATGCTTATTCATAAAGGTGTAGCATTAATGAAACGTATAGGCATGCTTAATTACggcattaacaaatataatccaAATACCACAATAtctctaatttttttaaattgatagtcCCCAGGACACATTGATTTTGGAAATTTTTAACTGAAAGTATACCTTTATGTTTATCCCATTTTGGTCCCTGTTtctatattaactatttaacaatagtattaggtatataaataatatggctctaaatatattgtaagaaaaCAGTGGTGAGCAAGTGGACTGTTGAGTGTTATCAAAAGTTAGAATGCTTTttctctttttataatattataagagcccttttttaaatagtattttgaaataaaagtatCATATGGGGCCGATAAGGTCTGCATTGGCATAGTTACACCGTTGTGAGAAAGATTGaatgtatacaattaatataaattgttccAAGATCAAGTATCTTACCTTCTAGAGCTCTTATTATGTTGGCAACTGGTTCCGTCCATGTGTACGCAGACAGAGCATGGTAAGTGGCAGCAAGGTCTTTTTTCCACAGTTTTTGTCCTATAGCCCATATTGCCATTAATTCAGGGTTGCTGCTAGTAATATTTTGAGGGATTCTTTTCCATAAAAATTTTGCATTACATCTGCAAGAatcataataatgaataaaatatatgtagtgaTGTTTGTAACAGttcagtttatattaaaaaaatcatctcaGTATAcctcaatacataatataaaaaaaaggaaaaataacaGCATTTTTACTCCCGTCTCAAGTTATACACCCAAAAAACACTGAATTGTTATgtgtttaataacattttataattcatctagtgctttGTGGTCAAAGAAAACATAgagagaaaacctgcatgtggaaGATGAAAAATTATCATGTATATCCATTAACCCGCATAGGAGCCGCCTGGCTGAGTAGCGTGAAAATTTGTCtttgatgaaatataattataattttttttaatacttacagATCATTCTGATAAAGGTATATTGCTAATAATTGTGCATATGTTGATATAGAAGCTACTCCATTTGTTGCctgaaatacataaacaattttattaaatattttacattgtattaaaacaaaaaccataACAACTCAATCTTATGTACTAGGTATGtcgaacaatatatatttttatttctttttttccaGTTGTGggttaaatctatttaaattgaGCCTAAAATATTCTGCCAATGTCCCTTATGATAGAGCAATATTCCAAACGGTTAGTTTATATGTTAtagacttaaaattaaaacaaagcatGTTATATCagtaatgtttatatatgttgaAGTATTGCTTATATCATATCAAGTAAAGAAATAAcgttcataataataacatattaaatatctatGGAAAAAAAATAGAAGCTTTAGATAAGTAAAAGTCCAAAAAATGTACCGGTTAacaataatcttataaatattacatacctCCAATTCTTGTTTCTCTAATTCAGTGCAAAGCTTATCAAAATTTGTAATCATGGTTTgagataaaagtattattttgttcaGCAGTGATTTgaagctatttttattaataaacaattgttaACATTAGAACTTTTTATACAGTCACGAATTTTTAACTGCGAAATGTAATGAAACAGAACGTTGACAGTTAAGAATGACAATTGACATAGACACtgacatttgacattaaaaTCTGACCAGCAACTATATAGAGAAGTACGTACAGATAACATATGATAGAATAGACATtaaggataaaaaataaactattcagtataaaaattattaattagtctAGGACTCCACAAATATAAGATGTTGTATTCTAGACCGgaaatatttacacaataatacaTTTAGTTTCTCGATTTTTATTGTAgactatttattttgaaaaaaatgtgcAAAGAAGCAGTAAATAAGGTACTACTAATTAAGAATCActcctttaaataaaaataaaaaataaattatttgcaagaacttaatttttttattaagattttcaatATAGGTCATTTAGACGCAGTTACAAGCATTGCATTAGTCTTCGCCGAGCCAAAATAAGtttctttgttttaaagttaataCTTAGGGCTGAGACTAACAACCGAAACGAGTAATAACAAAGGTTTTTGTACCTTTGTTTTTGTTGCGGTATAATGCAGCGGCGTAGAATCCTTACTGATTGAATCaatacttgtttattttataattaactagcgacacGGCCCAGCTTCGCACAGTTTCAATgccaatacaaaatatactgcagaatgtctcacaatgtttacagtttttcagtcattctcagtcatatatatctaatattatctcatattttgcatgtattatatatacataattgtaatccttcctcttgaatcaatctatctattaaaaaaaaaaccgcatcgaaatccgttgcgtaatttttaaaagatctaaggatacatagggacagacagcggtaagcgactttgttttatactatataatcatTAACAAAATCAGCATTGAAATATTGAGCAATTCAAAAACCTATAAGTAATAAGTATGTACTAGTacttaagtaagtaagtacTAAATACCCAACGAAATTAGTATTATgtcaatactttattatttacgtgCGTGCTgaatttttaatgtcataagtatataaatacgtTTAAAGAATCATTAGGCTTAACAATTTATAGCATACCTACTAATCGAGAGATATCCGAGTCAGCTTTGAGAACGCGTTTTTAacacgtgcttaatttatggTAATTAATCCCGAAACTATTATTGAGCCAACGATAACATGGTTGTGTCAGAAGAAATTCTAAATCATTTGCAGGTATCCTTTAAACCTCAATAGACCAGTTTGGTGGAATAAGCTTTGATCTAACGTCTTACACAACAAAAGGGTTTTAATCCGGTTTCGAGTCTTACGAGCTTTTAAGTTTTACATCTTTACTTTTGCTTTTAAAactcgttttaatttaaaaagaaatatcaaaTGACACTATTATGGTTGAAAGTTGAAATGCTAAGATGTTGTTGTTAAATTATAGTTACCTACTTGATAATTatgctaaattaaaattaaagtcatGCAGGTAACTTTGGTGTCAGAGTATCTATGGAAAGGTTCTGCCCAGGGAAAAGACAATGAATTCTTAAATCTAATCTACTTAGTTTCTTTCGAGGGTGACAAATCTAATCGGCAGAATTGTCGTAACgcgtaatttgttttaaatattaaaagctcATTGTTATATAAGCAGCTCATAAAGTATGTCTAACGTAAATAtgaaattcttttaaattgtaGGTATTGTAGAAAAcgttagaatattttttaagtctATTAGTGTATCGAATTTTTGAGGACCTTCGCATCTAGCTAGGCCCGTGTGGCAGTTCAGGTAACGAGTTGAGCTAATAACATCCGTGTCTTGTCAATGACTGATCAAATGAATTTTTGTACAATGTATCTGTCTGTTATCATTGCATGAGCTGTGACctgatttttataattgaatttcacGGCTATTGATCGAGGGCTTGGGCGGGCTTGCTACAGCTAACTTGTCGACTTACTTGCGTCACAATGAAACCGGAGTTGATGGACTGACTGACGCGCTGAGTCATTCTACAATATTGTCGTTCATAATGCTAATATTCTTATTATGCGTGTACCGATTTGGATTTTAATGCTCTTTGTGGTACAATAATCATATTTGCTTAAAATAGATGCgttagtgttttttattttgttcgatTGCTAAGTATAATCGAATGTTTTCAAATGCCAAAAGAGATTGGTTCTAATGGTTAGGAGACGGCAGGCACTTCGGTGTATGATTGGCTGATATTTTATATCGATGGTTATTAAAGATCATGTCAATAATAATCGATTTTGTAAAGTCAGTAAAGGTTCTAAGTCGGTGCGTTTCTAAGTGTAGCTCAAAAACCTTCTATAcctatttatctataataatacatgTCTTCCTCTTGAAGGAAAGTTAATGCAATCGATATTAGGGCAGATACCTATCGATCTAGGACTGCCATTCcaagaaatatttgtattaagtagGTATGtcgcatttaaattttaataaaatttacatgatGAAATAGTGAGaggaatttcaaataaattcaatataataaataatagagtgattcaattaataattcaaattaaatattttctcgaGGTAAAAAAAGTTGTAACTAAACTCGTTTAGTCATCAATTGATCAACTTTATTCCTAAATTTGTTCGATTAACTCAGAAGGTACATTTAATCACTTATACTTACTCAGAGAGTACGTATAAGTGAGGAGAGAGGAAGGAGAGTACTTTATAACAATGCTCGAACAAATAAGaccttttaaaaattgtaacaatatattttattaattttgttacttaaatatgtacaaatataattactgGATATATTAATAACGATATGATTAGATTGCTAAGTAGATCAAAAGTATATAAAGCTCCTGTCGTTTGCCATTAATCCTTGGATCGCTTCAATCTGCCGTTCAAAAAcaatagagtaactacttatTGTGAAATAGAATTGCAACTGACCTATCTAATGATAGGTAATTATTTTTCGCAAGGTGTAACATTGACGTCGTCACTTTCACTAGTAGTTTGACTGTCCAATGAGTGTTGTCACGGTCTAGCAGTAACCAATGGGCATGCCTACCGCCCCGCCTTGAGGGATAGGCGTGTGCCGTGGCCCCGGCTAAATAACCACAACAATGACTGTCCCACGACAGCGCTGTCGATCGCAACTTACAACTCCCTTACAAAGATCTTCAAGTTTACCTACGATGaaacatatcaatatataatacaaatatacttaaaaaacacAAGCAAGGAAGCTACCTTTTAATGTAGttcttatttaaagtttttttatttaggaaCGTTTTTTCTGAGCAACTAtgaaagtatttatacataagttTTTTTAGTCCAGCTAGGATAGGATAGAAGATAAAACAAAACACCTTACGTGtatataagattaattttaaaaataaatccttcGAACTTAAACCGCTTCTTAGTCGTCGAAGACCGTATTACATGATGCAACTCGAGACACGAGACTTGCGACTTGAGTACGAGTGGCCTGTGTGACCTGCGGCGAAGGGTCGCGGCAGCTCGGCCGGTCGCCGCTGCTCGCCGACAGCGCTGTGCAAAATCGCTAATTGCATTCAATAGCGGTTTGTTATTCGCTCGTGTTGCCACATGGATGGCTACACGTGCTCACACGTCCAACAATTCACTTAAACAACATTGTGTCACATACAGCATGTTCCCTTCAAGTTCTATTAAGATATCAAGatttaaaggaaatattaaattcatcgATAGGAAATATTCCAGGCGTCATTGCTAGTAACATTGTGACGTCAATACGATATGACATGCAGTGTCTGTTAgaaatatctaataaatttcagatatattgtaggtataacgttttaaaattgaattaaagaaGCGATTACAAACAATACTGACGCAATTCCATAATTTGTGCTGTAGTAACAACATTTATAGTTGttgaaattcttaaaatataggCAGCATGATAAGTACAAAAGTTCCATCGCATCCAAATGTAATGGgcattaattaatacaattagcCCTCGGCAAATTGCACATACGACTTAAATAATGAGCGTAAATTGAGGCAACTTTACACTTCTGATTTATTGTCCTGCACTTGCACGATTTCGTCGAAAGAGAAAACGGACCAGTTCAGACGGATATTACGAGCggtatataaaattgataatgaatatttataaaaacttaatcACAGTTCACCGTATTTTCCTCCGGGTCAACAGGAGACCATTAATCAGAACATTTTCACTTaatcatgttatttttattaaaagtaacctTTTTACAACGATTTTTAAAAGTAAGcccttactttatttaatactgcTATCATTACATAAATACCTACTCCAAGTATATCACGTATGGTTGGGTTTAAGATTAAAACTTAGGGGTAACATTTGTGTGTGTACATTTCACAAATGTTATGTAAGATACACGTAAGACCAATGTACTTAATGTAAGTGactttattagttttaaataaatatttaattggtttATTGATTGATCCGAACGAACGTTGACGGATGCTGTCATATGCAGGCCATAAGCTATTCAAATGTCAAGCAGGCGGGCAatgaaaatgacaattattCGATATATTGCAGTATGCAACATATCACATATTTGCTAAAGAAATTTGCGGTTAGAAAACGATTTGACAATTATGTAATAGTTGTAATGCAATTTGTTAAGTCTGAAAACATACGTTATCTATGAAGgctaatatgtaatattttataacggaATTTTGGATTTatgattataacatttttttgtgagATATAAATGGTTTACTATCTACAATTACGAAGATATCGTAAATCATCGTCCTTAGGTCATAGGCTACCTCGTGGACAAATTTTATTACGATCAGTTCAATGCTTCAATCGTGATGAGGTACTAAAAACACTGACAGACCTGagaattactttcgcatttataatatttctgtatagatatacatattgaGTTAGATTTGCTCATAAAGAAAGTAAGATAGTGAGATATTTTGTATAACGAGCTATTCaaacatttaacattaaattttttggaCCCCAATTTTCGTATCAATATAAAGTATTCAGAAGGTCTG
The nucleotide sequence above comes from Vanessa cardui chromosome 7, ilVanCard2.1, whole genome shotgun sequence. Encoded proteins:
- the LOC124530793 gene encoding COP9 signalosome complex subunit 8, with amino-acid sequence MITNFDKLCTELEKQELEATNGVASISTYAQLLAIYLYQNDLCNAKFLWKRIPQNITSSNPELMAIWAIGQKLWKKDLAATYHALSAYTWTEPVANIIRALEEKVRERAFNLIGRSYSSISVDTVVLMTGLSRDAVLQICRDRKWDIHADGVTIIPTPPSQPAPLHTSSEDQLFKLTEFVSFLEN